The sequence AAatgcttttaaaaataaaaatggcttAATAAGCTATACTTATTTTGTCAGGAATCTATGCAGAGGGGTGAgcaataatttatttatcaatCAATGTTTTGGGTAAAATTCTGATATAGCATACTTattcccttaattatgagtttcatagcaacagtttcataattacataatataacaagttgtattttgtatttttataaattattgctacaaaaatacaaatatatatgatttttagtgtttttatgatcgatatgtattttgtatttttgcaaactgctgctacaaaaatacaaatacatatgctacaaaatgtaatttgataaaaatattgctattttttgtaattcaatacttaaatatgttactttatgtatttttttccttctttttaaatCTGTTGCTCACGTGGCTTTGTTTTTTAACTtcaaatattctttatttttctttgaaatacTACTTTTCTATTTTGTCCTCATTAAGTAATTGAAAGAGTTTTTGATTTTGCACGAAAATAAAGAGATTGACATAAATCATTTTAGGATATGTAAGTCTTGTGGATACGTTAGAGGTGCAAAATGCAAGTTACTTATTGtaagaaattcattaaataatataaatatatattactttcgTTATTTTTACTTGTCCGCTATTAACTTGACACATCTCTTGTGAAGCAGAGATTAATCTTAGCTCCAGTGTGTTCGGGCATATTAATACTCAACACAGTGTTTAATAAGAGCCAAGTATCTAAACTAGTTTTGATGGCTTAGATTGATTTTTGCGACATGATTAGTAAAATGGTAAAACAAACATTTGACCACAAAATGTATATCATTGGCAGTTAGACCTTCTTTGTACTGCATCTATCAATTTATACTAATATATCCTCATTTCACATATTTTAaagatgattattaaaaatactCGATATTCATGCAACAATCCTACACTTGTTTTTACAATAGTTCTACAATATTCCagcaaaaaaatttaatatattgttACAAAAAGGTCCTTTTTAGGGAAAAAAAGATGCTGtaatattctaaattttatttggcATAAATCCACTTCAAGCTTCACTTGTGTTTCTTCCTAGAACTGAAGAAGATTGGCAAAAATCTTCTTGTTGTCATTGGACAGCCAAAGAAGTGGATGAGATTTTGGCAATTCTTTTCTGCAGTTTCATCACCCTCAGATGTACTTATATGACTCAAGTAGGTCTTACCCTCATTTATAAAGCAGAGTTGCTGCCACAACAGCGCACTTAAACTTATCTGGATAGAAACACTAACAATAAACAGGTAGACCAGTACAAGTCCTCTCACGGGTACAAATGATGCAAACTCCAGAAATGCAAGTAACACATCTTTCAAGGTTCTCAAATGCAGCTTTTGACCCACAGCTCCATTGAAAAAGTGAATTGGTTTGTCGCTTAGTGGTGGCCAAAAATGAAAAGCTGCATACACAGAAATGATGGACACATAAATTGTGCTAATGATTGCTGAAATCAGGAAAATGATGAAGCTCCTGTGGTTTGTTGCACCAACACAATTGCCAATCTGTTGACAATAAAGAAGCACTCTCATTACCCTATATAATTTGAGCATCTTTTTTCTATATAAATTCTTTCAGTTGTTAGGCATAAAAAAtcactgcaaaaaaaaaaaaaaatatacaagaagttTCTCATAGTTGACTAGCAAACAACCCAATACCAAGAGCTGATAATCAGAATGTGATAGCATGAAGGAGCTCCCAGTGAGGGgtcaatatttcaataaaatacaGCCAAGGACCGCCAAGTTTAATTTTATGAAATCTACTCAAGAGTTGGGTATAGAGGAGCATGAATGTCTACTTAGGCATGCGTATAAATTCAGATGCAGAAAAGAGCTAGACGGCCCAATAAAAGATTAGATAATTATGAGTGGGAGCCTGGTTGAAGCTGCACGTGAGTTGGGACTATAAAAGGAAGAATAGGCTCGTCGTATAGGAGGGTTATGCTAAGACTTGCGTTATTTCTTTGTTTAGTTTTGTGAAACTTTTCTAGAACCTCCCTTTCTATTTTGCTCTTTTGGTTACATGAACAAGCTTGTAAGCTTTATTGATCAATAGAATTCTTAGTTTGTTACATTTAATCTAAAGAAACAAGACACTTTGGTAGCACTCCCTCTATTAGTTTTCCCTTTAGTGGGGATGGTGGTGGGAGTGGGGAAGCCGGGGTAAAGTTTACAGTGACAAATCTCAATCTTGATAATATCAAGTCAAAGATAAGATTTGCAAGTGAGGTTTAAGATACTGCATTTTGTTTGCAAATGTTGTAATATATTAATATCAGTCTTACTTAAGTCCATGGAAATTAAAGACTTCACACATCAGGCCTCcaacaaaaattgaagaaacaacTAAATTACTTATATGATGTTTAGGGAAACACTCGAGCAGTCAACATGAAATGCTGACTGAGAGAGAACCCACTCCAATTAGCGAAATGCTAATTGGGAGAGAACCCACTCcaatatttttcctaaaatattaccgattgaaaaaaaaaagacattttgGAGATGCTGACAACCCAATTTTCTAGAACAAACAAATCTTTAGAGGCTTCATTCTCGGTTGAAGTCCCAGAAACATGATGTCACTTTCTCCTAATCtaaaatttcacaaatttcattttgttgtttctaCTGAAAGTGGGTAAATTCAAACGGGTAACATTCTAAAAGATAAACATCTCCTAGAAAAATGCAGAAGAACAATGAGAACTTACAAGTGGGCAATGATGATCCATGTCCAGTATACACATTCCACAAGAACGACAATGGCGTGCCCTAGGAGACTTTGGCTTTGAACAATACTGACAAAAAGTATAATCCTCAAGCCCACCTTTCTTAACAGCAGGATAGCTACCCCAAAATATGTCTGGTGGAGCACCAGCTGAACGAAATGCAGCAAGGCCAAATGTGGACAAGGTAGAAATAGACAACGCTACAGCAACTGAAGAGTGAACACTACCGCAGAAGTAACTGATTGAAAATACTATAGGATAAATTGCCCAGACACCAGCACCTGCACTacccaaaagaagaaagaaacaatcaaaacgAAAAGCTAAATGAACTTACAGTATTATATAGCAATAAATTGAGATTAAAGCAGCAAACAAGTATTCATATGTTTCTTTTGCAACAAGGTACAAGAAGATATACACAAAGAGAAATGAATCAGAAACATTAAAATCTCTAATTAGGAAATAATTGCATTCTATATTATAAGAAGCAAGATTTTGATGCATCCAATGGACAGGAATAAAAAGGGAATTTCAATTAGAAAAAGGAGGTAAACAAGCACCATAGCCTAATGTGTATAGAACAAACTAAAATGATTGCATTTGCAATGTAATTATACATCCATCATCCTTAATAAAAGTACCACTTGCAATACGAACATCTAGTAGTTTTCACATATAACCTAGTTTTCTGCAGCTTCCAATGCGGATGAGCTTCAACATATTCACGGACGGTATTTCACTTGTTTGTGGTTAGCACTAAGAAAAAGTAGTAGAGGACAATGCTGGTTGCTATAAAGAGAATACCACTTTTAATGCAGAGTGATCATACAAACAGCAAACACTTATACATAGGTGAATCTAAGGGAGGGAGATGGTACAAATACCCAACACCTATGCAGAGGTGCATAAAGCCAACAAGATTACATGAAAAAAAAGGAGTATGGCTTCTTGAAACCGGAAAGGTTAGAATTTTCAAGTGATTTCTTTGTACAATTGCACGTACTACTGCCAGACACAAGAAGCTCCAGAGGCTCCCAGTTTATACTTGTTATTCCAATCCACATTTCCTTAATACTTGATCTGTATTAGTTTTCTTTTGCAAGTTGTTACCAAACGACTTCTGTGTGTCTTGCAAATATAAGTGTATAAACAAAACGGTTACACCAACATGGACAAATAACTTGCCAGTATGATTGTAAGATAAAGCAGTTTTacaaatctaaatataataactatGCATAATACTTGAGCACTGAACCTAGCATTTTCTGTTATTAATTCTAAATAAAGTACCTACCAGTTTAATCTGCATTTGACTAGAATCCACCGTATTGTCACAATATAGATAGTAAATCATTGCTTAGGCTTCTGTAAGCATGAGTAAATGTTAAAgtgtacatatttatttttaataaaattgaccATTAAGTGGACTGCAACCTTCCAATTCCTACATCACTTAGCAATTCATGTTCCAATGAAATATCTCCCCAGATGTATCAGTTTGATCAAAATCATCATGAAAAACTAATTCTTTCAAAATAATGTTCTTTTAGATTGTGGATTGTGGATACACAATAAAGATAGCTTAGTCATAACATTCCTGGTGGTTTCTTGTGATCTTATGTGAAGTGATTCAAACatcattcaaaatacatataggCAGTGCATACTTGACAGTGTCCAACATTGGAACACCTTGTTTTCATAATAGTCTTCCTGTCTCTACAGATCTACATTCTGCAGTCAAACTTTTGATCTTGCAATTCTATCCCGTTAGTAACTGATCTAAAAAAGAAGTGGAAAGATATATGTTAGGTCAGTATTTTAAGAGAAGTCTCAACATCCTCACCAAGGATAGAATAACATAAGCGGGCCCAATGTCCATgctagaatatgagtaggaatagaagtagcatatagaatcctactttgAAAAGGACTATAATGTAGTGTGCTATTTGGAAAGGATTAGAATATAgtatctataaatagggtctcattgtaataatgtagttacaaaattcaataatattcttctatTATATTTCTCACATGATGTCAGAGTCTCTATGATCTGGGTAGAGAATCAAGGAGCTTCCGCTGCTGGCAGGCGGCTATAACCCCATATATGCCACCCGTCTGGCTAGTGATCATGTTACAAAAGATTGGGTCACCGTGCTTCTTTCcggtgactactttctcatatctttgcATAGCACCGTGCATCTTCCGACTacattttcatatctattttccgTAGCGCTTTGCATATTTGAGGTGACTACCTTCTCATATCTAATTTGcatagcaccgtgcatctttccgGACTAGtttctcatatctgagttgcatagcaccaCGCGTCTTACTGGTGACCCTCGGATCTAATTTGCATAGTTCCGTGCGTCTTTCCGGTGACTCCTCAGATCTAATTTTTGTAGGGCCATGCCATTATGCCGATCCTACCCATATa comes from Capsicum annuum cultivar UCD-10X-F1 chromosome 2, UCD10Xv1.1, whole genome shotgun sequence and encodes:
- the LOC107860849 gene encoding protein S-acyltransferase 11-like — its product is MGAWEISSLLLAFLEKENFQGGHYVTALIEDYKTTCWGCGLHLLVSPYAPSFKCFWCGAITNQNAVEVENKNFKWRRLRDRGFVGVLVVIMLIVICAGVWAIYPIVFSISYFCGSVHSSVAVALSISTLSTFGLAAFRSAGAPPDIFWGSYPAVKKGGLEDYTFCQYCSKPKSPRARHCRSCGMCILDMDHHCPLIGNCVGATNHRSFIIFLISAIISTIYVSIISVYAAFHFWPPLSDKPIHFFNGAVGQKLHLRTLKDVLLAFLEFASFVPVRGLVLVYLFIVSVSIQISLSALLWQQLCFINEGKTYLSHISTSEGDETAEKNCQNLIHFFGCPMTTRRFLPIFFSSRKKHK